In Gadus macrocephalus chromosome 11, ASM3116895v1, a single genomic region encodes these proteins:
- the LOC132468233 gene encoding NIPA-like protein 2 isoform X1, giving the protein MANSTLFQNTSSGIELLPNASPFHHSDMRENPLRTYIVGIIISICGNVLISVSLNIQKYTHVRQAQRGLKPYYTSRLWWCGVLLMGVGELGNFAAYGFAPASLIAPLGCVAVIASAIISVAFLKETLRATDIVGGILTITGTYVLVTFAPHNSTHITAMLVQYYAMSLTFVIYLFVEAVLFCVLLYLYKMQKLKHVVVVLLMVALLASMTVISVKAVSGMITESIKGNLQLLYPIFYVMLVVMVASCAFQIKFLNQAMKMFDATEVVPINFVFFTASAIVAGIVFYQEFDGLAPLDICMFLLGCLLSFFGVFLIARNRTQIKPQDRTFITMDKVPEGTQSLSSPRPALQHMDPWQTGLCAAGLANQTTARTICWTFLSGCAALPAFAEGSALRRTLYKRKNIFISKKEL; this is encoded by the exons ACTTATATCGTGGGAATCATCATCTCCATATGTGGGAACGTGCTCATCAGCGTCTCACTCAACATTCAG AAGTACACCCATGTGCGGCAGGCGCAGCGAGGCCTGAAGCCCTACTACACCTCCCGGCTGTGGTGGTGCGGCGTGCTGCTCATGGGAGTCGGGGAGCTTGGGAACTTCGCGGCCTACGGCTTCGCCCCCGCGTCTCTCATCGCCCCCCTGGGCTGCGTGGCAGTCATAG CGAGTGCCATCATATCGGTGGCGTTCCTTAAGGAGACCCTGCGAGCCACAGACATTGTCG GCGGCATCCTGACAATAACAGGAACCTATGTCCTGGTGACCTTTGCCCCCCATAATTCAACGCACATCACTGCCATGCTTGTCCAGTACTATGCGATGAGCTTGACCTTCGTCATTTACCTG TTCGTGGAGGCGGTCCTGTTCTGCGTGCTGCTCTACCTGTACAAGATGCAGAAGCTGAagcacgtggtggtggtgctgctgatggtggCCTTGCTCG CGTCGATGACGGTGATCTCGGTCAAGGCCGTGTCCGGGATGATCACAGAGTCCATCAAGGGCAACCTGCAGCTGCTGTACCCCATCTTCTATGTGATGCTGGTCGTCATGGTCGCCTCCTGTGCCTTCCAGATCAA ATTTCTCAATCAGGCAATGAAAATGTTTGATGCCACAGAAGTTGTCCCAATCaactttgtttttttcactGCAAGCGCCATTGTTGCAG GAATAGTGTTTTACCAGGAGTTTGACGGCCTGGCTCCACTGGACATCTGCATGTTTCTCTTGGG CTGTCTCTTGTCTTTCTTCGGCGTGTTCCTGATAGCCAGAAACAGAACACAAATAAAACCGCAAGATCGCACTTTTATCACAATGGATAAAGTCCCTG AAGGTACACAGAGTCTGTCCAGCCCGAGGCCAGCACTTCAACATATGGATCCCTGGCAGACAGGTTTATGTGCAGCAGGGCTTGCCAATCAGACGACGGCTAGAACCATCTGTTGGACCTTCTTGAGTGGCTGTGCTGCCCTCCCTGCATTCGCTGAAGGCAGCGCACTGCGAAGAACTttatataaaagaaaaaatatatttatttcaaaaAAGGAATTGTAG
- the LOC132468233 gene encoding NIPA-like protein 2 isoform X2, with the protein MANSTLFQNTSSGIELLPNASPFHHSDMRENPLRTYIVGIIISICGNVLISVSLNIQKYTHVRQAQRGLKPYYTSRLWWCGVLLMGVGELGNFAAYGFAPASLIAPLGCVAVIASAIISVAFLKETLRATDIVGGILTITGTYVLVTFAPHNSTHITAMLVQYYAMSLTFVIYLFVEAVLFCVLLYLYKMQKLKHVVVVLLMVALLASMTVISVKAVSGMITESIKGNLQLLYPIFYVMLVVMVASCAFQIKFLNQAMKMFDATEVVPINFVFFTASAIVAGIVFYQEFDGLAPLDICMFLLGCLLSFFGVFLIARNRTQIKPQDRTFITMDKVPGRRYTESVQPEASTSTYGSLADRFMCSRACQSDDG; encoded by the exons ACTTATATCGTGGGAATCATCATCTCCATATGTGGGAACGTGCTCATCAGCGTCTCACTCAACATTCAG AAGTACACCCATGTGCGGCAGGCGCAGCGAGGCCTGAAGCCCTACTACACCTCCCGGCTGTGGTGGTGCGGCGTGCTGCTCATGGGAGTCGGGGAGCTTGGGAACTTCGCGGCCTACGGCTTCGCCCCCGCGTCTCTCATCGCCCCCCTGGGCTGCGTGGCAGTCATAG CGAGTGCCATCATATCGGTGGCGTTCCTTAAGGAGACCCTGCGAGCCACAGACATTGTCG GCGGCATCCTGACAATAACAGGAACCTATGTCCTGGTGACCTTTGCCCCCCATAATTCAACGCACATCACTGCCATGCTTGTCCAGTACTATGCGATGAGCTTGACCTTCGTCATTTACCTG TTCGTGGAGGCGGTCCTGTTCTGCGTGCTGCTCTACCTGTACAAGATGCAGAAGCTGAagcacgtggtggtggtgctgctgatggtggCCTTGCTCG CGTCGATGACGGTGATCTCGGTCAAGGCCGTGTCCGGGATGATCACAGAGTCCATCAAGGGCAACCTGCAGCTGCTGTACCCCATCTTCTATGTGATGCTGGTCGTCATGGTCGCCTCCTGTGCCTTCCAGATCAA ATTTCTCAATCAGGCAATGAAAATGTTTGATGCCACAGAAGTTGTCCCAATCaactttgtttttttcactGCAAGCGCCATTGTTGCAG GAATAGTGTTTTACCAGGAGTTTGACGGCCTGGCTCCACTGGACATCTGCATGTTTCTCTTGGG CTGTCTCTTGTCTTTCTTCGGCGTGTTCCTGATAGCCAGAAACAGAACACAAATAAAACCGCAAGATCGCACTTTTATCACAATGGATAAAGTCCCTG GAAGAAGGTACACAGAGTCTGTCCAGCCCGAGGCCAGCACTTCAACATATGGATCCCTGGCAGACAGGTTTATGTGCAGCAGGGCTTGCCAATCAGACGACGGCTAG